A stretch of Arachis hypogaea cultivar Tifrunner chromosome 15, arahy.Tifrunner.gnm2.J5K5, whole genome shotgun sequence DNA encodes these proteins:
- the LOC112747164 gene encoding bidirectional sugar transporter SWEET6b-like, giving the protein MVSAALVRTVIGIIGNVISFGLFFSPAPTFYRIIKKKSVEEFKPDPYIATVLNCAFWVFYGLPFVHPHSFLVVTINGVGLVFEFVYLTIFYIYATNKGRRKVLLLLGLEALFFAAVALITLLVLHGTHKRSLVVGVLCDIFNIMMYVSPLTIMAKVIKTKSVEYMPFWLSLTNFLNGVCWTIYALIHPFDIYVLVSNGIGALSGLIQLILYACYCSCNNGEKNGDGNDTVSTTVANKNIELV; this is encoded by the exons atggTGAGCGCTGCACTTGTTCGTACCGTTATCGGCATTATAG GGAATGTGATCTCTTTCGGCTTGTTTTTCTCACCAGC ACCAACATTCTATCGGATAATAAAGAAAAAGTCCGTGGAAGAGTTCAAACCCGATCCATATATagcaacggttttaaactgtGCGTTTTGGGTGTTTTATGGGCTTCCTTTCGTGCACCCTCACAGTTTTCTTGTGGTTACCATCAATGGCGTTGGCCTTGTCTTCGAGTTCGTCTATCTCACCATTTTTTACATTTATGCCACTAACAAAGGACGG AGGAAGGTACTACTCCTTCTGGGATTAGAGGCTTTGTTCTTTGCCGCTGTTGCTCTTATAACGTTGCTGGTACTACATGGCACTCACAAAAGATCGTTAGTGGTTGGTGTACTGTGTGATATATTTAATATCATGATGTATGTCTCTCCTCTTACGATCATG GCAAAGGTTATAAAAACGAAGAGTGTGGAATATATGCCGTTTTGGCTATCTCTAACTAACTTCCTCAATGGAGTGTGCTGGACAATATACGCTCTCATCCACCCTTTTGATATTTACGTCCTG GTAAGTAATGGAATTGGAGCTTTGTCTGGACTGATTCAGCTGATATTATATGCCTGTTATTGTTCCTGTAATAATGGAGAGAAGAACGGTGATGGTAATGATACTGTGTCAACTACAGTGgctaataaaaatattgaattagtttga